A region of Streptomyces cinnamoneus DNA encodes the following proteins:
- a CDS encoding SDR family oxidoreductase, translated as MSSPDREADREVRAARNGSARESTTPSRLPLGGSRSGRRPVVVVTGAARGVGALLTRRLAESEEIKQVVAIDERRGDVTEAQWHVLDVRDPAIAEKLRGADVVVHLAIDLDLETDAAARTAYNVRGTQTVLTAAAAAGVHRVVLCTSAMVYGAHPDNDVPLAEDAELRATAEATGVGDLLEIERLARRAPRAHPGLNVTVLRPAILVGGTDTALTRYFESPRLLVVAGSRPTWQFCHVEDLVSALEFAALEKAEGELAVACDGWLEQEEVEELTGIRRMELPSAVALGAASRLHRLGLTPSPAGDLEYTMHPWVVSGHRLHDAGWRPRWTNEEVLAELLEEVAGRHTVAGRRLGRKDATAAGAAGATVALLGTAALVRRARKARRRL; from the coding sequence GTGAGTTCCCCCGACCGAGAAGCCGACCGAGAAGTTCGCGCTGCGCGAAACGGTTCCGCACGCGAGAGTACGACCCCGTCCCGGCTGCCGCTGGGCGGTTCCCGCTCCGGCCGGCGGCCCGTCGTCGTGGTCACCGGCGCCGCCCGCGGCGTCGGTGCGCTGCTCACGCGGCGGCTCGCCGAGTCGGAGGAGATCAAGCAGGTCGTGGCGATCGACGAGCGCCGCGGTGACGTGACCGAGGCCCAGTGGCACGTGCTCGACGTGCGCGACCCGGCGATCGCCGAGAAGCTGCGCGGCGCCGACGTCGTCGTGCACCTGGCGATCGACCTCGACCTGGAGACCGACGCCGCCGCGCGCACCGCCTACAACGTGCGCGGCACCCAGACGGTGCTGACCGCCGCCGCGGCCGCCGGCGTGCACCGCGTGGTGCTGTGCACCTCCGCGATGGTCTACGGGGCGCACCCCGACAACGACGTGCCGCTGGCCGAGGACGCGGAGCTGCGGGCGACCGCCGAGGCCACCGGCGTGGGGGACCTGCTGGAGATAGAGCGGCTGGCCAGGCGCGCGCCCCGGGCGCACCCCGGCCTGAACGTGACGGTCCTGCGGCCGGCCATCCTGGTCGGCGGCACCGACACCGCCCTGACCCGCTATTTCGAGTCCCCCCGCCTCCTGGTCGTCGCCGGGTCCCGGCCCACCTGGCAGTTCTGCCATGTGGAGGACCTGGTGAGCGCCCTGGAGTTCGCCGCCCTGGAGAAGGCGGAGGGCGAGCTGGCCGTCGCCTGCGACGGCTGGCTGGAGCAGGAGGAGGTCGAGGAGCTGACCGGCATCCGCCGCATGGAGCTGCCCTCGGCCGTCGCGCTGGGCGCGGCCTCCCGGCTGCACCGCCTGGGCCTGACCCCGTCGCCCGCCGGCGACCTCGAGTACACGATGCACCCCTGGGTGGTCAGCGGCCACCGGCTGCACGACGCCGGCTGGCGTCCCCGGTGGACCAACGAGGAGGTCCTGGCGGAACTGCTGGAAGAGGTCGCGGGCCGCCACACGGTCGCGGGCCGCCGCCTGGGCCGCAAGGACGCCACCGCCGCCGGTGCCGCCGGCGCGACCGTCGCCCTCCTGGGCACCGCCGCACTGGTGCGCCGGGCCCGCAAGGCCCGCAGACGGCTCTAA
- a CDS encoding molybdenum cofactor biosynthesis protein MoaE, whose product MSHPHHPGELAAPDPVRLLAVRDTPLSLDEVFAAVGDDAAGGTALFVGTVRDHDGGADVAGLGYSAHPSAEAELRRVAQKVVDDFPVRALAAVHRVGELAVGDLAVVVAVSCPHRAEAFAACRRLIDDLKSEVPIWKHQNFADGTEEWVGA is encoded by the coding sequence ATGTCTCACCCCCACCACCCCGGCGAGCTCGCCGCCCCCGATCCCGTCCGCCTCCTCGCGGTCCGCGACACGCCGCTGTCCCTGGACGAGGTCTTCGCGGCGGTCGGGGACGACGCCGCGGGCGGCACGGCGCTCTTCGTCGGCACCGTGCGCGACCACGACGGCGGCGCGGACGTCGCGGGCCTCGGCTACTCCGCCCACCCCTCCGCCGAGGCCGAGCTGCGCCGGGTGGCGCAGAAGGTCGTGGACGACTTCCCCGTACGGGCCCTGGCCGCCGTCCACCGCGTGGGCGAGCTGGCCGTGGGCGACCTGGCCGTCGTGGTGGCCGTCTCCTGCCCGCACCGTGCGGAGGCCTTCGCGGCGTGCCGGCGGCTGATCGACGACCTCAAGAGCGAGGTGCCGATCTGGAAGCACCAGAATTTCGCCGACGGCACCGAGGAGTGGGTGGGCGCCTGA
- a CDS encoding YlbL family protein encodes MPRRTATMLASLLTLVALLCAGVLIPVPYSEMSPGPTVNTLGEHGGEPVLQISGHKTYPTTGHLNMTTVRVTGSQYRMNLVEAVYGWLAHDNLVVPHSTLYPEDKSPDELNQETAEEFTQSQESAKVAALKQLDIPVGTRVVVSSVVKGSPAEGQLHAGDMIKAVDGTEVKEPGDVAKLVTRHKAGEKVTFLTVPAKEAAAAEKEKRQPATEETVALVTRPAPDDKRAIVGIQAGTDHTFPFTINIKLADVGGPSAGLMFALGIVDKLTPEDLTGGKFVAGTGTIDENGKVGPIGGIEMKTVGARSKGARYFLTPKDNCAAAAKDTPAGLTLVKVDTIKDALQSLEKVRKGDTAGLPSCSAR; translated from the coding sequence ATGCCCCGCCGCACCGCGACGATGCTCGCCTCCCTGTTGACGCTGGTCGCGCTGCTCTGCGCAGGCGTGCTGATCCCCGTGCCGTATTCGGAGATGTCCCCGGGGCCCACCGTCAATACGCTGGGTGAGCACGGCGGCGAACCGGTTCTCCAGATCTCGGGCCACAAGACCTACCCGACCACCGGTCACCTCAACATGACCACGGTCCGCGTGACCGGCTCCCAGTACCGGATGAACCTGGTGGAGGCGGTCTACGGCTGGCTCGCGCACGACAACCTGGTCGTGCCGCACAGCACGCTCTACCCCGAGGACAAGTCGCCGGACGAGCTGAACCAGGAGACCGCGGAGGAGTTCACGCAGTCCCAGGAGAGCGCCAAGGTGGCCGCCCTCAAGCAGCTCGACATCCCTGTCGGCACCCGGGTCGTCGTGTCGTCCGTCGTCAAGGGCAGCCCCGCCGAGGGCCAGCTGCACGCCGGCGACATGATCAAGGCCGTGGACGGTACGGAGGTCAAGGAGCCCGGCGACGTGGCCAAGCTCGTCACCCGGCACAAGGCGGGCGAGAAGGTGACCTTCCTGACCGTCCCGGCCAAGGAGGCGGCCGCGGCCGAGAAGGAGAAGCGGCAGCCGGCGACCGAGGAGACGGTCGCGCTCGTCACGCGCCCGGCCCCCGACGACAAGCGGGCCATCGTCGGCATCCAGGCGGGCACGGACCACACCTTCCCGTTCACGATCAACATCAAGCTCGCGGACGTCGGCGGCCCGAGCGCCGGGCTGATGTTCGCGCTGGGGATAGTCGACAAGCTCACGCCGGAGGACCTGACCGGCGGCAAGTTCGTCGCCGGCACGGGCACGATCGACGAGAACGGCAAGGTCGGCCCGATCGGCGGCATCGAGATGAAGACGGTGGGCGCGCGCTCGAAGGGCGCCCGCTACTTCCTCACGCCCAAGGACAACTGCGCGGCCGCCGCGAAGGACACCCCCGCCGGCCTCACCCTGGTCAAGGTCGACACGATCAAGGACGCGCTCCAGTCGCTGGAGAAGGTCCGCAAGGGGGACACGGCCGGCCTGCCGAGCTGCTCGGCACGCTAG
- a CDS encoding PPA1309 family protein, which produces MSSNTGSNLPGSQEPSTPMAASPLTRAVLEIDEYASTLGWDQPARLFALVDTARLRVQEPGLAAQLGLDDASSTTTSYTPIEQEELPAGAALDEFLGTIAWPDAVVGCALTVERLMLPPSAEGSVPHGMNDKQLAAWVAKHPDRQEVRMTVAVLRDGARESAVRLREKDSPNEVLTGADLVPGLAEALAATFAD; this is translated from the coding sequence ATGTCCAGCAATACCGGTTCGAACCTTCCCGGCTCCCAGGAGCCCAGCACCCCGATGGCGGCCAGCCCGCTGACCCGTGCCGTGCTCGAGATCGACGAGTACGCCTCGACTCTCGGCTGGGACCAGCCCGCCCGGCTGTTCGCCCTCGTCGACACGGCCCGCCTGCGGGTCCAGGAGCCCGGCCTGGCCGCCCAGCTCGGCCTCGACGACGCCTCCTCCACCACCACCTCCTACACCCCGATCGAACAGGAGGAGCTGCCGGCCGGCGCCGCCCTCGACGAGTTCCTCGGCACCATCGCCTGGCCCGACGCCGTGGTCGGGTGCGCCCTGACCGTGGAGCGGCTGATGCTCCCGCCGTCCGCCGAGGGCTCGGTGCCCCACGGCATGAACGACAAGCAGCTCGCCGCGTGGGTCGCCAAGCACCCGGACCGCCAGGAGGTCCGGATGACCGTGGCCGTCCTGCGTGACGGGGCGCGCGAGTCGGCCGTGCGGCTGCGCGAGAAGGACTCGCCGAACGAGGTCCTCACCGGCGCCGACCTGGTGCCGGGCCTCGCGGAGGCGCTCGCCGCGACGTTCGCGGACTGA
- a CDS encoding UPF0182 family protein, giving the protein MPDRGGGPTGPRIRVGRPSRRVRTLLTTLGVLAGLAMLFVMFAGFWTDWLWYRSVHYSSVFTTTLGTKIGLFAVFGLLMAVAVGTNIWLAHRLRPPLSAMSTEQQSLDRYRMSIAPYKKWVLLAVAALVGLVAGASAAGQWRTWLQWVNGVSFGQRDPQFHKDISFYTFDLPWYRFLLSFGFAAAVLSLIAAALVHYLYGGLRLTSPSGRATAAATGHLSVLLGLFVTLKAVAYWLDRYGLAVKSSGLKSTDGWTGLRYVDANAYLPAKTILFIIALICAVLFFATLWRRTWQLPVIGFGLMVLSAVLIGGLYPAIVQKFQVQPNEQAKEAPYIKKNITATRQAYGIDGVDVKDYSGKSDTGSDKDKLRAEADATASLRLLDPNIVSPAFQQEQQVRGYYQFPSTLDVDRYKANGKEQDTVVGLRELNIRGIPERNWINDHFKYTHGYGAITAKGTSTDSSGAPDFTEKKLPTEGMLGSYEQRVYYGEKTTQYSIVGGPQKELDYSSDQGEKSYSYQGKSGVSLSNPVNRAAYAVAFGEPQILYSGAIGDGSRILYNRTPKQRVESVAPWLTIDGDAYPAVVDGRIQWIVDAYTTSNGYPYASRTTLGDTTADSLTNGQRAVVAQQNQVNYIRNSVKATVDAYDGTVKLYQWDTKDPVLKTWMKAFPGTVKAKSQISSQLMDHLRYPQDLFKVQRELLSRYHVTNPGTFYTGSERWEVPDDPTTKSGNAVPPYYLSMKMPDQREQAFSLTTTFTPKGRPNLGAFMAVDANAKSRDYGRIRILKLPSESTVWGPQQAQSKFNGDTAVANEINILKRGDSEVEYGNLLTVPLSGGLLYVEPVYVRGAGTNYPLLKKVLVNYGEKIAFKDTLAQALDEVFGGKAPDTTRPPSEGTTRPPSEGSANPTVKQAVKDAQDAFDAGQKALDKKDWAAYGKAQQDLKDALDRLAKAETAAEGGTKPGS; this is encoded by the coding sequence ATGCCGGACCGCGGCGGAGGCCCGACAGGGCCACGGATCAGAGTCGGCCGACCGTCCCGGCGTGTCCGGACCCTGCTGACGACCCTGGGCGTGCTGGCGGGGCTGGCCATGCTCTTCGTCATGTTCGCCGGGTTCTGGACCGACTGGCTCTGGTACCGCTCGGTGCACTACTCCTCGGTCTTCACCACCACCCTCGGCACCAAGATCGGCCTCTTCGCCGTCTTCGGGCTGCTGATGGCCGTGGCCGTGGGGACCAACATCTGGCTGGCGCACCGGCTGCGGCCGCCGCTGAGCGCGATGTCGACGGAGCAGCAGAGCCTCGACCGCTACCGCATGAGCATCGCCCCGTACAAGAAGTGGGTGCTGCTGGCGGTCGCCGCGCTGGTCGGCCTGGTCGCCGGCGCGTCCGCCGCCGGGCAGTGGCGCACCTGGCTGCAGTGGGTCAACGGGGTGTCCTTCGGGCAGCGGGACCCGCAGTTCCACAAGGACATCTCCTTCTACACCTTCGACCTGCCCTGGTACCGCTTCCTGCTGAGCTTCGGCTTCGCGGCGGCCGTGCTGTCGCTGATCGCGGCCGCGCTGGTGCACTACCTCTACGGCGGGCTGCGGCTCACCAGCCCCAGCGGGCGGGCCACGGCCGCGGCCACGGGGCACCTGTCCGTCCTGCTCGGCCTCTTCGTGACGCTCAAGGCGGTCGCCTACTGGCTGGACCGGTACGGGCTCGCGGTGAAGTCCAGCGGGCTGAAGTCGACCGACGGGTGGACCGGTCTGCGGTACGTGGACGCCAACGCCTACCTGCCGGCCAAGACGATCCTCTTCATCATCGCGCTGATCTGCGCCGTGCTGTTCTTCGCGACGCTGTGGCGGCGCACGTGGCAGCTGCCGGTGATCGGCTTCGGCCTGATGGTCCTCTCGGCGGTGCTGATCGGCGGGCTCTACCCGGCGATCGTGCAGAAGTTCCAGGTCCAGCCGAACGAGCAGGCCAAGGAAGCGCCGTACATCAAGAAGAACATCACGGCCACGCGCCAGGCCTACGGCATCGACGGCGTGGACGTGAAGGACTACTCGGGCAAGAGCGACACCGGGAGCGACAAGGACAAGCTGCGCGCCGAGGCCGATGCGACGGCCAGCCTGCGGCTCCTCGACCCGAACATCGTCTCGCCCGCGTTCCAGCAGGAACAGCAGGTCCGCGGGTACTACCAGTTCCCGTCCACGCTCGACGTCGACCGCTACAAGGCGAACGGCAAGGAGCAGGACACGGTCGTCGGTCTGCGCGAGCTGAACATCCGGGGCATCCCCGAGCGCAACTGGATCAACGACCACTTCAAATACACCCACGGTTACGGCGCCATCACCGCCAAGGGCACTTCCACGGACAGCTCCGGCGCCCCGGACTTCACCGAGAAGAAGCTGCCGACGGAGGGCATGCTCGGCTCCTACGAGCAGCGCGTCTATTACGGCGAGAAGACCACGCAGTACTCGATCGTGGGCGGTCCGCAGAAGGAGCTCGACTACTCCAGCGACCAGGGCGAGAAGAGCTACAGCTATCAGGGCAAGAGCGGCGTCAGCCTCTCCAACCCGGTCAACCGCGCCGCCTACGCGGTGGCGTTCGGCGAGCCGCAGATCCTCTATTCCGGTGCCATCGGCGACGGTTCGCGGATCCTGTACAACCGCACGCCGAAGCAGCGCGTGGAATCGGTCGCGCCGTGGCTGACGATCGACGGCGACGCCTATCCGGCGGTGGTCGACGGTCGCATCCAGTGGATCGTCGACGCCTACACCACGAGCAACGGCTACCCCTACGCCTCGCGGACGACGCTCGGCGACACCACCGCCGACTCGCTCACGAACGGTCAGCGTGCGGTCGTCGCTCAGCAGAACCAGGTCAACTACATTCGCAACTCGGTCAAGGCGACCGTGGACGCCTACGACGGCACGGTCAAGCTGTACCAGTGGGACACCAAGGACCCGGTCCTCAAGACGTGGATGAAGGCGTTCCCCGGCACGGTGAAGGCGAAGAGCCAGATCAGCAGCCAGCTGATGGACCACCTGCGCTACCCGCAGGACCTGTTCAAGGTCCAGCGCGAGCTGCTCTCCCGCTACCACGTCACCAACCCGGGCACGTTCTACACCGGCAGTGAGCGCTGGGAGGTCCCGGACGACCCGACCACCAAGTCCGGGAACGCGGTGCCGCCGTACTACCTGAGCATGAAGATGCCCGACCAGCGGGAGCAGGCCTTCTCGCTGACGACCACCTTCACGCCCAAGGGCCGTCCCAACCTCGGCGCCTTCATGGCCGTCGACGCCAACGCGAAGAGCCGCGACTACGGCCGCATCAGAATTCTGAAGCTGCCGTCCGAGAGCACGGTGTGGGGACCCCAGCAGGCACAGAGCAAATTCAACGGCGACACGGCCGTCGCGAACGAGATCAATATCCTCAAGCGCGGTGATTCCGAGGTCGAGTACGGAAATCTGCTGACGGTCCCGCTCAGCGGCGGACTGCTGTACGTGGAGCCGGTGTACGTGCGCGGCGCGGGGACCAACTACCCGCTGCTGAAGAAGGTGCTCGTCAACTACGGCGAGAAGATCGCCTTCAAGGACACGCTCGCCCAGGCCCTCGACGAGGTCTTCGGCGGGAAGGCGCCGGACACCACCCGCCCGCCGTCCGAGGGCACCACGAGACCGCCCTCCGAGGGCAGCGCGAACCCCACGGTCAAGCAGGCCGTGAAGGACGCCCAGGACGCCTTCGACGCCGGGCAGAAAGCGCTCGACAAGAAGGACTGGGCGGCCTACGGCAAGGCCCAGCAGGACCTGAAGGACGCCCTCGACCGCCTCGCCAAGGCCGAGACCGCGGCCGAGGGGGGCACCAAGCCGGGCAGCTGA
- a CDS encoding tetratricopeptide repeat protein — protein sequence MGDKARLLETRRLVGAPADGSDQDGDRNPSSYGPGGQGEGSSPDAGCATEAADLELETARRRAAESGDPASLSMLGALLLRRGDLDGAERHLRAATAEGDRSAANNLGVLLHQRGYADEAAAWWRVAAVAGSAPAAHALGRYHRERGDEPAAEYWLRQSAESGHALGAYALADLLEHRSDVDAERWFRSAAERGHREAAYRLARILDGRSPGAQARSGGLDDGLGGSLVPSTNSRLVAVGGGDTSVRELRAAAAAGGRRPDGPAGEAEQWYRQAAARGHRRAALHLGTLLEARGETQEAARWYLTSAKDGEPRAACALGFLLRDAGDTDSAAVWWRRAAQEGDGNAANALGALHADRGEPQQAERWYRTALDAGDVNGAYNLGLLCAEQGRTAQAEQWYRRAAYAGHKEAANALAVLLLQGGDSAGAEPWFSKAAEAGSVDAAFNLGILYAGRDEDETAFQWYERAAAAGHTDAALQVAMALLREGGPEAGEEAERHLRTAVKGGNAEAAFRLGALLDRDDDGHGRFECEEWYERAARQGHRRAQVRLGMLVAERGDVVAAAHWYRQAAEAGSRNGAFNLGLLLAREGSEQEAALWWARAAEAGHGRAALRLALLAARRGDLAEGRLWCAQAVELGPAEVAERAARLRDALSQELSA from the coding sequence ATGGGGGACAAGGCGAGGCTGTTGGAAACACGTCGGCTTGTAGGAGCTCCCGCGGACGGGAGCGATCAGGACGGCGACCGTAATCCGTCGTCGTACGGCCCGGGGGGCCAGGGGGAGGGCTCCTCCCCGGACGCCGGCTGCGCCACCGAAGCGGCCGACCTGGAGCTGGAGACCGCACGCCGCCGCGCCGCCGAATCGGGCGACCCCGCATCCCTGAGCATGCTCGGCGCGCTGCTGCTCCGCCGCGGCGACCTCGACGGCGCCGAGCGGCACCTGCGCGCCGCCACCGCCGAAGGGGACCGCTCCGCGGCCAACAACCTCGGCGTCCTGCTGCACCAGCGCGGCTACGCCGACGAGGCCGCCGCCTGGTGGCGCGTGGCGGCCGTCGCGGGCTCCGCGCCCGCGGCGCACGCCCTGGGCCGCTACCACCGCGAGCGCGGCGACGAGCCCGCCGCGGAGTACTGGCTGCGGCAGTCGGCCGAGTCCGGGCACGCCCTCGGCGCCTACGCCCTCGCCGACCTGCTGGAGCACCGCAGCGACGTGGACGCCGAGCGCTGGTTCCGCTCCGCCGCCGAGCGCGGCCACCGCGAGGCCGCCTACCGCCTGGCCCGCATACTCGACGGCCGCTCCCCCGGGGCCCAGGCCCGCTCCGGCGGGCTCGACGACGGCCTCGGCGGAAGCCTCGTCCCCTCCACCAACAGCCGGCTGGTCGCCGTCGGCGGCGGCGACACCTCGGTGCGCGAGCTGCGCGCCGCCGCGGCCGCCGGCGGCCGCCGCCCGGACGGCCCGGCCGGCGAGGCCGAGCAGTGGTACCGCCAGGCCGCCGCCCGCGGCCACCGGCGCGCCGCCCTGCACCTGGGCACCCTGCTGGAGGCGCGCGGCGAGACGCAGGAGGCCGCCCGCTGGTACCTCACCTCCGCCAAGGACGGCGAGCCCCGCGCGGCGTGCGCCCTCGGCTTCCTGCTGCGCGACGCCGGCGACACCGACAGCGCCGCCGTCTGGTGGCGCCGCGCGGCCCAGGAGGGCGACGGCAACGCCGCCAACGCCCTGGGCGCCCTGCACGCCGACCGCGGCGAGCCCCAGCAGGCCGAGCGCTGGTACCGCACCGCACTGGACGCCGGCGACGTCAACGGCGCCTACAACCTCGGCCTGCTCTGCGCCGAGCAGGGCCGCACCGCCCAGGCCGAGCAGTGGTACCGGCGCGCCGCCTACGCCGGCCACAAGGAGGCCGCCAACGCCCTGGCCGTCCTGCTGCTCCAGGGCGGCGACTCGGCGGGCGCGGAGCCGTGGTTCTCCAAGGCCGCCGAGGCCGGCAGCGTCGACGCCGCCTTCAACCTGGGCATCCTCTACGCCGGGCGCGACGAGGACGAGACGGCCTTCCAGTGGTACGAGCGCGCCGCCGCCGCCGGGCACACCGACGCGGCCCTCCAGGTCGCGATGGCGCTGCTGCGCGAAGGCGGCCCGGAGGCCGGCGAGGAGGCCGAGCGCCATCTGCGGACCGCGGTGAAGGGCGGCAACGCCGAGGCCGCCTTCCGCCTCGGCGCGCTGCTCGACCGCGACGACGACGGCCACGGCCGCTTCGAGTGCGAGGAGTGGTACGAGCGGGCCGCCCGGCAGGGCCACCGGCGGGCCCAGGTGCGCCTGGGCATGCTGGTCGCCGAGCGGGGCGACGTGGTGGCCGCCGCGCACTGGTACCGGCAGGCCGCCGAGGCCGGCAGCCGCAACGGCGCCTTCAACCTCGGCCTGCTCCTCGCCCGTGAGGGCAGCGAGCAGGAGGCGGCGCTGTGGTGGGCCAGGGCCGCCGAGGCCGGGCACGGCCGCGCGGCGCTGCGGCTCGCCCTGCTCGCGGCCCGCCGGGGCGACCTCGCGGAGGGCAGGCTGTGGTGCGCCCAGGCCGTGGAACTGGGGCCGGCGGAGGTCGCCGAGCGCGCCGCCCGGCTGCGGGACGCCCTGTCGCAGGAGCTCAGCGCGTAG
- a CDS encoding Fur family transcriptional regulator, producing MSDLLERLRGRGWRLTAQRRVVAEVLDGDHVHYTADEVHAKAAELLPEISRATVYNTLGELVSLGEVLEVSTDGRAKRYDPNAHHAHQHLVCSRCGTIRDVHPAGDLLAGLPSEERFGFQVSAVEVTYRGICPGCAAP from the coding sequence ATGAGTGACCTGCTGGAACGGCTCCGGGGACGCGGCTGGAGGCTGACCGCCCAGCGGCGCGTCGTCGCCGAAGTGCTCGACGGGGACCACGTCCACTACACGGCCGACGAGGTCCACGCGAAGGCGGCCGAGCTGCTGCCGGAGATCTCGCGCGCCACGGTGTACAACACCCTCGGAGAGCTCGTCTCGCTGGGCGAGGTCCTTGAGGTGAGCACCGACGGCCGCGCCAAGCGCTACGACCCCAACGCCCACCACGCGCACCAGCACCTGGTGTGCTCCCGGTGCGGCACGATCCGCGACGTCCACCCGGCCGGCGACCTGCTGGCGGGGCTGCCGTCCGAGGAGCGCTTCGGCTTCCAGGTCTCTGCGGTCGAGGTGACCTACCGGGGGATCTGCCCGGGCTGCGCCGCGCCGTGA
- a CDS encoding catalase produces the protein MTTEAHVSTANGEAVTTTGPLTTESGAPVADNQNSESAGLGGPVLVQDQLLLEKLAHFNRERIPERVVHARGAGAYGTFTLTRDVSQWTRARFLSEVGKQTETFLRFSTVAGNLGSADAVRDPRGFALKFYTEEGNYDLVGNNTPVFFIKDAIKFPDFIHTQKRDPYTGSQEADNVWDFWGLSPESTHQVTWLFGDRGIPASYRHMNGYGSHTYQWNNAAGEVFWVKYHFKTDQGIKNLTADEAVQVSGMDPDSHQRDLREAIERGDFPTWTVQVQIMPADEAANYRFNPFDLTKVWPHEDYPPIEIGKLELNRNPENVFAEVEQSIFSPAHFVPGIGPSPDKMLQGRLFAYGDAHRYRVGINADHLPVNRPHATEARTYSRDGFLYDGRHKGTKNYEPNSFGGPAQTDRPLWQPVPVSGATGNHVAPSHAEDNDFVQAGNLYRLMSEDEKERLIANLAGFIAKVSRDDIVERAVNNFRQADPDYGKRLDAAVQALRG, from the coding sequence CTGACGACGGAGGCGCACGTGAGCACGGCGAACGGCGAGGCGGTAACGACGACGGGCCCGCTGACCACGGAGTCGGGCGCTCCGGTCGCGGACAACCAGAACAGCGAGAGCGCCGGGCTCGGCGGTCCCGTCCTGGTGCAGGACCAGCTCCTGCTGGAGAAGCTCGCGCACTTCAACCGGGAGCGGATCCCGGAGCGCGTGGTGCACGCCCGGGGCGCCGGCGCGTACGGCACGTTCACTCTGACGCGGGACGTCTCGCAGTGGACGCGGGCGCGTTTCCTGTCCGAGGTGGGCAAGCAGACCGAAACGTTCCTGCGCTTCTCGACGGTCGCCGGCAACCTCGGTTCGGCGGACGCCGTCCGTGACCCCCGCGGCTTCGCGCTGAAGTTCTACACCGAAGAGGGGAACTACGACCTCGTCGGCAACAACACCCCGGTGTTCTTCATCAAGGACGCCATCAAGTTCCCGGACTTCATCCACACCCAGAAGCGCGACCCGTACACCGGCTCGCAGGAGGCGGACAACGTCTGGGACTTCTGGGGCCTGTCGCCCGAGTCGACGCACCAGGTGACCTGGCTGTTCGGCGACCGGGGCATCCCGGCCTCGTACCGCCACATGAACGGCTACGGCTCCCACACCTACCAGTGGAACAACGCGGCCGGCGAGGTCTTCTGGGTCAAGTACCACTTCAAGACCGACCAGGGCATCAAGAACCTCACGGCCGACGAGGCCGTGCAGGTCTCGGGCATGGACCCCGACAGCCACCAGCGCGACCTGCGCGAGGCCATCGAGCGCGGCGACTTCCCGACCTGGACCGTGCAGGTGCAGATCATGCCGGCGGACGAGGCGGCGAACTACCGCTTCAACCCGTTCGACCTCACCAAGGTGTGGCCGCACGAGGACTACCCGCCGATCGAGATCGGCAAGCTGGAGCTGAACCGCAACCCGGAGAACGTCTTCGCCGAGGTCGAGCAGTCCATCTTCAGCCCCGCGCACTTCGTGCCGGGCATCGGCCCCTCGCCCGACAAGATGCTCCAGGGCCGGCTCTTCGCCTACGGCGACGCCCACCGCTACCGCGTCGGCATCAACGCCGACCACCTGCCGGTCAACCGCCCCCACGCCACCGAGGCCCGCACCTACTCCCGCGACGGCTTCCTCTACGACGGCCGCCACAAGGGAACCAAGAACTACGAGCCGAACAGCTTCGGCGGCCCGGCCCAGACCGACCGGCCGCTGTGGCAGCCCGTGCCCGTCTCCGGGGCGACGGGCAACCACGTCGCCCCCTCGCACGCCGAGGACAACGACTTCGTCCAGGCGGGCAACCTCTACCGCCTGATGTCCGAGGACGAGAAGGAGCGCCTGATCGCCAACCTCGCCGGCTTCATCGCGAAGGTCTCGCGCGACGACATCGTCGAGCGCGCGGTGAACAACTTCCGCCAGGCGGACCCCGACTACGGCAAGCGGCTGGACGCCGCGGTCCAGGCCCTGCGCGGCTGA
- a CDS encoding CBS domain-containing protein, producing the protein MLVRDAMSRVVLTIGPAHTLRQAARLMSARRMGAAVVLDPDHSGPGILTERDILDAVGAGHDPDHETAHGHTTTDVVFAAPDWTLDEAAAAMARGEFRHLIVLDGEETVGVVSVRDIIRCWVPARDGARALTV; encoded by the coding sequence ATGCTCGTCCGTGACGCCATGAGCAGGGTGGTCCTCACCATCGGCCCCGCTCACACCCTCCGCCAGGCCGCCCGGCTGATGTCCGCCCGCAGGATGGGCGCGGCGGTCGTCCTCGACCCCGACCACAGCGGGCCCGGCATCCTCACCGAGCGGGACATCCTCGACGCGGTCGGGGCGGGCCACGACCCCGACCACGAGACCGCCCACGGCCACACCACCACCGACGTCGTCTTCGCGGCCCCGGACTGGACGCTGGACGAGGCCGCCGCGGCCATGGCGCGCGGCGAGTTCCGCCATCTGATCGTTCTCGACGGCGAGGAGACCGTAGGAGTGGTGTCGGTGCGCGACATCATCCGTTGCTGGGTCCCGGCCCGCGACGGCGCGCGGGCGCTGACCGTCTGA